One part of the Eulemur rufifrons isolate Redbay chromosome 16, OSU_ERuf_1, whole genome shotgun sequence genome encodes these proteins:
- the NCKAP5L gene encoding nck-associated protein 5-like: MMSEAMDQPAGGPGNPRPGEGGDGSMEPGTCQELLHRLRELEAENSALAQANENQRETYERCLDEVANHVVQALLNQKDLREECIKLKKRVFDLERQNQMLSALFQQKLQLTTGSLPQIPLTPLQPPSEPPASPSVSSTEGPAASLPLGHCVGQREVCWEQQLRPGGPGPPAAPPPALDALSPFLRKKAQILEVLRALEETDPLLLCSPATPWRPPGQGPGSPEPINGELCGPPQPEPSPWAPYLLLGPSSLGGLLHWERLLGGPGGEEGTGQPWGPTRVPPQAQGTSSGPQCIPGSSSSSSSDEAGDPNEAPSPDTLLGALARKQLNLGQLLEDTESYLQAFLAGATGPLNGDHPGPRQPSSPDQGPPQLSKSKGLPKSSWGGGTPEAQRPGFGATSEGQGPLPFLSMFMGTGDAPLGSRPGHPHSSSQVKSKLQIGPPSPGEAQGPLLPSPARGLKFLKLPPASEKVPSPGGPQLSPQLPRNSRIPCRNSGSDGSPSPLLARRGLGGGELSPEGAQGLPSSSSPCSATPDSAQLKPPPPALSTTLSPGPVVSPCYENILDLSRSTFRGPSPEPPPSPLQVPTYPQLTLEVPQAPEALRSPGVPPSPCLPESYSYPQEKSLDKAGSESPHPGRRTPGNSSKKPGQGSGRRPGDPGNTPLRDRLAALGKLKTGPEGPLGPEKNGVPAKPGSEKARAPGRSGENAGDMVPPRPPEQPETKGALRGAVALGTNSLKQQEPGLGGDPGARVYSSHSMGARVDLEPVSPRSCLTKVELAKSRLAGALCPQVPRTPAKVPTSAPSLGKHNKSPHSSPTKLPSKSPTKVVPRPGAPPVTKEPSKPDKGKGPPWADCGGTTAQPTPPVPGPADPSHGPEGLAPHSAIEEKVMKGIEENVLRLQGQERAPGTEAKHRNASSIASWFGLKKSKLPALNRRTEATKSKEGAGGGSPLRREVKMEARKLEAESLNISKLMAKAEDLRRALEEEKAYLSSRARPRPGGPASGPSTGLGQGLGQVQGQLAGVYQGADTFMQQLLNRVDGKELPPKSWREPKPEYGDFQPVSSDPKSPWPACGPRNGLVGPLQGCGKPPGKPSIEQGRREEMPSEDSLAEPVPTSHFTACGSLTRTLDSGIGTFPPPDHGSSGTPSKNLPKTKPPRLEPPPGVPPARPPPLTKVPRRAHTLEREVPGIEELLVSGRHPSMPAFPALLTATPGHRGHQTCPDDACEDPGPTPPVQLAKNWTFPNTRAAGSSSDPFLCPPRQLEGLPRTPMALPVDRKQSQEPSRPSPMPQGPAFGGSRTPSTSDMGEEGRVASGGPPGLETSESLSDSLYDSLSSCGSQG; this comes from the exons ATGATGTCGGAGGCCATGGACCAGCCGGCCGGGGGTCCTGGAAACCCGAGGCCAGGAGAGGGTGGTGATGGCAGCATGGAGCCGGGCACCTGCCAGGAGCTTCTGCACCGACTGCGGGAACTGGAG GCGGAGAACTCGGCACTTGCCCAGGCCAACGAAAACCAGCGGGAGACGTACGAGCGCTGTCTGGACGAG GTTGCCAACCACGTGGTGCAGGCACTGCTGAACCAGAAG GACCTGCGAGAGGAGTGCATCAAGCTGAAGAAGAGGGTGTTTGACCTGGAACGGCAGAACCAGATGCTGAGCGCCCTGTTTCAGCAAAAACTCCAGCTCACGACAGGCTCTCTCCCTCAG ATCCCACTCACCCCGCTCCAGCCGCCATCAGAgccacctgcctccccctccGTGAGCTCCACTGAGGGACCAGCCGCCTCGCTGCCTCTGGGGCACTGTGTCGGGCAGAGAGAG GTGTGTTGGGAGCAGCAACTGAGGCCAGGAGGCCCAGGTCCCCCGGCCGCCCCACCCCCAGCGCTGGATGCCCTGTCCCCGTTCCTTCGGAAGAAAGCCCAGATTCTGGAGGTGCTGAGAGCCCTGGAAGAGACTGACCCCCTGCTTCTGTGCTCACCTGCCACCCCCTGGCGGCCTCCAGGCCAAGGTCCTGGCTCCCCAGAGCCCATCAACGGCGAGCTGTGTGGCCCGCCCCagcctgagccctcaccctgggCCCCCTACCTGCTGCTGGGCCCTAGTAGCCTGGGAGGCCTGCTGCACTGGGAGCGCCTCTTGGGGGGCCCGGGAGGGGAAGAGGGTACTGGGCAGCCTTGGGGCCCTACCAGGGTAcccccccaggcccagggcaccaGCTCTGGCCCACAGTGTATCCCAggcagcagctcctcctcctcttctgatGAGGCAGGTGACCCTAATGAGGCACCCAGCCCTGACACCCTGCTTGGTGCCCTGGCCCGCAAACAGCTGAACCTGGGCCAGCTCCTTGAGGACACAGAGTCTTACCTACAGGCCTTCCTGGCCGGGGCTACAGGCCCACTCAACGGGGACCACCCGGGTCCCAGGCAGCCATCCTCGCCAGATCAGGGGCCCCCACAGctgtccaagtccaaaggcctccCCAAGTCATCTTGGGGTGGGGGTACCCCAGAGGCCCAGAGGCCGGGCTTTGGTGCTACCTCAGAGGGCcaggggcccctccccttcctcagcATGTTCATGGGTACAGGGGATGCCCCACTAGGCTCCCGGCCTGGCCACCCCCACTCCTCATCTCAGGTGAAAAGCAAGCTCCAAATTGGCCCCCCTTCTCCTGGGGAAGCCCAGGGACCTCTTCTGCCCTCTCCAGCCAGAGGTCTCAAGTTCCTAAAgctgcctcctgcctcagagAAGGTCCCCAGCCCAGGAGGCCCCCAGCTCAGTCCCCAGCTGCCCCGGAACTCCCGAATCCCCTGTCGGAACAGCGGCTCAGACggcagcccctccccactgctGGCCCGCAGGGGTCTGGGTGGAGGAGAGCTGTCCCCGGAGGGGGCACAGGGCCTGCCCAGCAGCTCTTCACCCTGCTCCGCAACCCCGGACTCTGCACAGCTCAAACCTCCCCCACCAGCCTTGTCTACCACGCTGTCCCCAGGACCAGTGGTATCTCCCTGCTATGAGAACATTCTGGACCTTTCCCGGAGCACCTTTAGGGGCCCTTCCCCAGAGCCACCTCCATCCCCACTGCAGGTGCCCACCTACCCACAGCTGACTCTGGAGGTACCACAGGCCCCTGAGGCCCTCAGAAGCCCTGGAgtcccccccagcccctgcctcccagagtcctaCTCCTACCCCCAGGAGAAGAGTTTGGACAAGGCTGGCTCGGAGTCTCCCCATCCTGGCCGCAGGACCCCAGGCAACTCATCCAAGAAGCCCGGCCAGGGCTCGGGGCGGCGACCTGGGGATCCTGGCAACACACCTCTGCGGGACAGACTGGCAGCCCTGGGGAAGCTGAAGACGGGCCCCGAGGGGCCCCTGGGCCCAGAGAAGAACGGAGTGCCAGCCAAGCCTGGCTCCGAGAAGGCCCGGGCACCTGGGAGGTCAGGGGAGAATGCTGGAGACATGGTGCCCCCAAGGCCCCCTGAGCAGCCAGAAACTAAGGGGGCCCTGCGGGGGGCAGTGGCCTTAGGCACAAACAGCCTGAAGCAGCAGGAACCCGGACTTGGGGGGGATCCTGGGGCCCGAGTCTACTCTTCCCACTCCATGGGGGCCCGGGTGGACCTGGAGCCTGTCTCACCAAGGAGCTGCCTCACCAAAGTAGAGCTAGCCAAGAGCCGGCTGGCAGGGGCCCTGTGCCCCCAGGTACCCCGTACCCCTGCCAAAGTGCCAAcctcagcccccagcctgggcaagCACAATAAGAgccctcacagcagccctacaAAGCTACCTTCCAAGTCACCCACCAAGGTGGTGCCCCGACCTGGGGCCCCCCCGGTCACCAAGGAGCCCTCTAAGCCTGACAAGGGGAAGGGCCCACCGTGGGCAGACTGTGGTGGCACCACCGCCCAGCCCACGCCCCCAGTACCTGGCCCTGCCGACCCAAGCCACGGCCCCGAGGGGCTGGCCCCACACTCAGCCATCGAGGAGAAGGTGATGAAGGGCATTGAGGAGAATGTGCTGCGGCTTCAGGGCCAGGAACGGGCCCCAGGCACGGAGGCCAAGCACCGCAATGCCAGCAGCATCGCCAGCTGGTTTGGCCTTAAGAAGAGTAAGCTGCCAGCGCTGAACCGCCGCACAGAGGCCACCAAGAGCAAGGAAGGGGCCGGTGGGGGCTCCCCGCTGCGGAGGGAGGTCAAGATGGAAGCCCGGAAGCTAGAGGCTGAGAGCCTGAACATCTCCAAGCTGATGGCCAAGGCGGAAGACCTGCGCCGGGCACTGGAGGAAGAGAAGGCCTACCTGAGCAGCAGGGCCCGGCCACGGCCTGGGGGCCCAGCCTCAGGGCCTAGcacggggctggggcaggggctggggcaggtgcagGGCCAGCTAGCCGGCGTGTACCAGGGTGCAGACACCTTCATGCAACAGCTGCTCAACAG GGTGGATGGCAAGGAGCTGCCGCCCAAGAGCTGGCGGGAGCCCAAGCCCGAGTATGGGGATTTCCAGCCAGTGTCCTCTGACCCCAAGAGCCCCTGGCCAGCCTGTGGGCCCAGAAATGGCCTGGTGGGCCCTCTTCAGGGCTGTGGAAAACCTCCTGGAAAG CCGAGCATCGAGCAAGGGAGGCGGGAAGAGATGCCCTCAGAGGACAGCCTGGCCGAGCCAGTGCCCACCTCCCACTTCACAG cctgtggCTCCTTGACTCGAACCTTGGACAGTGGCATTGGGACCTTTCCACCCCCAGACCATGGCAGCAGTGGGACCCCCAGCAAGAATCTTCCCAAAACCAAGCCACCACGGCTAGAGCCCCCGCCTGGGGTGCCCCCAGCTCGGCCCCCACCCCTTACCAAAGTCCCCCGCCGCGCGCACACGCTGGAGCGGGAGGTGCCGGGCATAGAGGAGCTGCTGGTGAGCGGGCGGCACCCCAGCATGCCGGCCTTCCCTGCGCTGCTCACCGCCACGCCAGGCCACCGGGGCCATCAGACCTGTCCTGATG ATGCCTGTGAAGATCCAGGCCCTACCCCTCCTGTCCAGCTGGCCAAGAACTGGACCTTCCCCAATACAAGGGCAGCTGGCAGTTCCTCGGACCCTTTCCTATGCCCACCCCGACAACTGGAGGGGCTGCCCAGGACCCCCATG gccctgcccgtGGACCGGAAGCAGAGCCAGGAGCCCAGCCGCCCGTCCCCTATGCCCCAGGGCCCAGCTTTTGGGGGCAGCCGCACCCCCAGCACGTCGGACATGGGTGAAGAAGGCAGAGTGGCCAGCGGGGGCCCTCCAGGGCTGGAGACCTCAGAGTCGCTCAGCGACTCGCTGTATGACTCGCTGTCCTCCTGTGGGAGTCAGGGCTGA